The Arthrobacter russicus genome has a segment encoding these proteins:
- a CDS encoding DUF1015 family protein, producing the protein MSLPEIALEPLEPGGRTSGRSSAAGPVLQPFAGIRFAESDYAKQSLLLSTSGEEATDSDVEILKRRDPRSILHLSWAQEQGLVQDQLRQWIAEGVLFADRTPQHYIYEYRVAGQLVRGVIGALDLRASDVDRRVLPHEGLVESALDGFCRRVDEGRLDVEPVLLVQAFGDSVRDAVRAVTAAPPVLELFGPQDEYHRLWTVSDPGLHYLLTSGLSEVPALLADGHHRYAAHKCGPERPHGPGRVLAMVIDAQDAALALGPIHRIVPDLAPESVSDLLHRRGWSGSVETLVCSAATAEASFLLDPEAVFLLGGGNYWHLVGGEDQNPDVVQAHSRLFPLLDVVSSELEYRHAWESAVELAAVTGGTAVILKGMSFDEVLAVAQSDLTLPEKATSFSPKPQLAMVLCNLAAL; encoded by the coding sequence ATGTCGCTTCCTGAAATCGCGCTCGAACCGCTCGAGCCGGGCGGTCGCACGTCCGGGAGATCCAGTGCCGCGGGGCCGGTTCTGCAGCCCTTCGCCGGAATTCGTTTCGCGGAATCCGACTATGCCAAACAGTCGCTGCTGCTGAGTACTTCCGGCGAGGAAGCCACTGATTCCGACGTGGAAATCCTCAAACGCCGGGATCCGCGGAGCATCCTGCACCTTTCCTGGGCCCAGGAACAGGGGTTGGTACAGGACCAACTCCGGCAATGGATTGCCGAAGGCGTGCTGTTCGCAGACCGCACGCCGCAGCATTACATCTATGAATACCGGGTGGCCGGTCAGCTGGTGCGCGGGGTGATCGGTGCTTTGGACCTGCGCGCATCCGATGTGGACCGACGCGTGCTGCCGCATGAGGGCTTGGTGGAATCCGCCCTGGACGGGTTCTGCCGACGGGTGGACGAGGGCAGGCTGGACGTGGAGCCGGTGCTGTTGGTGCAGGCGTTCGGCGACTCGGTCCGGGACGCGGTACGGGCGGTGACCGCAGCACCGCCGGTGCTGGAGTTGTTCGGTCCGCAGGATGAATACCACCGGCTATGGACGGTATCCGATCCCGGCTTGCACTATCTGCTGACTTCGGGGCTTTCCGAGGTTCCGGCCCTGCTGGCGGACGGGCACCACCGTTATGCCGCGCACAAGTGCGGCCCGGAACGGCCGCACGGCCCCGGCCGGGTGCTGGCCATGGTCATCGATGCCCAGGATGCCGCCCTGGCCCTGGGGCCGATCCACCGGATCGTGCCGGATCTGGCTCCGGAATCGGTCTCCGATCTGCTGCATCGCAGAGGCTGGTCCGGTTCAGTCGAAACGCTGGTCTGCAGTGCTGCGACCGCGGAAGCGAGCTTTCTGCTCGACCCGGAGGCGGTGTTCCTCCTGGGCGGCGGCAACTATTGGCATCTGGTGGGCGGCGAAGACCAGAATCCCGACGTGGTGCAGGCGCATTCCCGGCTTTTCCCGTTGCTGGACGTGGTGTCCTCGGAACTCGAATACCGGCATGCCTGGGAGAGCGCGGTGGAGCTGGCGGCGGTCACCGGTGGCACTGCGGTGATCCTCAAAGGCATGTCGTTCGACGAGGTGCTGGCGGTAGCCCAATCAGATCTGACCCTTCCGGAAAAAGCCACCTCGTTTTCGCCGAAACCGCAACTCGCCATGGTGCTGTGCAATTTGGCTGCGCTCTGA